One region of Vidua chalybeata isolate OUT-0048 chromosome 26, bVidCha1 merged haplotype, whole genome shotgun sequence genomic DNA includes:
- the TLK2 gene encoding serine/threonine-protein kinase tousled-like 2 isoform X4, whose translation MMEELHSLDPRRQELLEARFTGVGVAKGPLNSESSNQSLCSVGSLSDKELETPEKKQNDQRNRKRKAEAYETSQGKGTPRGHKISDYFERRVEQPLYGVDGSAAKEPQEEHSALPTLMSVMLAKQRLENEQLAQRGGGLCFTFVSAQQGSPSSTGSGNTEHSCTSQKQISIQHKQSQSDLTMEKISALENSKNSDLEKKEGRIDDLLRANCDLRRQIDEQQKMLEKYKERLNRCVTMSKKLLIEKSKQEKMACRDKSMQDRLRLGHFTTVRHGASFTEQWTDGYAFQNLIKQQERINSQREEIERQRKMLAKRKPPAMGQTPPASTEQKQRKNKTNGAENETLTLAEYHEQEEIFKLRLGHLKKEEAEIQAELERLERVRNLHIRELKRIHNEDNSQFKDHPTLNDRYLLLHLLGRGGFSEVYKAFDLTEQRYVAVKIHQLNKNWRDEKKENYHKHACREYRIHKELDHPRIVKLYDYFSLDTDSFCTVLEYCEGNDLDFYLKQHKLMSEKEARSIIMQIVNALKYLNEIKPPIIHYDLKPGNILLVNGTACGEIKITDFGLSKIMDDDSYNSVDGMELTSQGAGTYWYLPPECFVVGKEPPKISNKVDVWSVGVIFYQCLYGRKPFGHNQSQQDILQENTILKATEVQFPPKPVVTPEAKAFIRRCLAYRKEDRIDVQQLACDPYLLPHIRKSVSTSSPAGAAIASTSGSSNNSSSN comes from the exons GGTCCGTTAAATAGTGAGTCTTCCAACCAGAGCTTGTGCAGCGTGGGATCTCTGAGTGATAAAGAATTGGAG ACTCCCgagaaaaagcagaatgacCAGCGGAAtaggaagagaaaagcagaagccTATGAGACCAGTCAAG GGAAAGGCACTCCTAGAGGACATAAAATTAGTGATTATTTTGAG CGGCGAGTGGAGCAGCCGCTGTATGGGGTAGACGGCAGCGCAGCCAAGGAGCCGCAGGAGGAACACTCTGCTCTGCCAACGCTGATGTCGGTGATGCTGGCGAAGCAGCGGCTAGAGAatgagcagctggcacagaggggaGGTGGCCTCTGTTTTACTTTTGTCTCG GCCCAGCAAGGCAGCCCATCTTCTACCGGATCAGGGAACACTGAGCATTCCTGCACCTCCCAAAAACAGATTTCCATCCAGCACAAACAGTCACAG TCTGACCTcacaatggaaaaaatatctgcACTAGAAAACAGTAAGAACTCTGACTTGGAGAAGAAGGAGGGGAGGATAGATGACTTATTAAGA GCCAACTGTGATTTGAGACGGCAGATAGACGAGCAGCAAAAGATGCTGGAGAAGTACAAGGAGCGGTTGAATCGATGTGTAACGATGAGCAAGAAGCTTCTTATAGAAAAG tcAAAGCAGGAGAAGATGGCATGCCGAGATAAGAGCATGCAGGATCGATTGAGGCTGGGGCACTTCACCACCGTGCGGCACGGCGCATCCTTCACCGAGCAGTGGACAGATGGTTATGCCTTCCAGAACCTCATCAA GCAACAGGAAAGGATAAATTCCCAGCGGGAAGAAATAGAAAGACAACGAAAAATGTTAGCAAAGCGGAAGCCACCTGCAATGGGCCAGACCCCTCCAGCAAGCACTGAGCAGAAGCAGCGCAAGAATAAGACCAATGGAGCAGAAAATGAAAC GTTAACATTAGCAGAATACCATGAACAGGAGGAAATCTTCAAACTCCGACTAGGTCATCTTAAAAAG gaagaagctgagatccaggcagagctggaacgGCTAGAGAGGGTTAGAAATCTGCACATCAGGGAATTGAAAAGGATACACAATGAAGATAATTCACA ATTTAAAGACCATCCAACGCTAAATGATAGATATTTGTTGCTACATCTTCTGGGTAGAGGTGGCTTCAGTGAAGTATATAAG GCATTTGATTTAACAGAACAGAGATATGTAGCTGTGAAAATACACCAGTTAAATAAAAACTGGagggatgagaagaaagaaaactatcACAA ACATGCATGTAGAGAGTACAGAATTCACAAAGAACTGGATCACCCTCGAATAGTTAAACTATATGACTACTTCTCACTGGATACTGACTC gttttgtaCAGTGTTAGAATACTGTGAGGGGAATGATCTGGACTTCTACCTGAAACAGCACAAGCTAATGTCGGAGAAAGAGGCACGATCCATTATTATGCAGATTGtgaatgctttaaaatacttaaatgaaATCAAACCTCCCATCATACACTATGACCTTAAACCAG GTAACATTCTTCTAGTCAATGGTACTGCATGTGGAGagataaaaatcacagattttgGACTTTCCAAAATTATGGATGATGACAGCTACAACTCAGTTGATGGCATGGAGCTGACATCGCAGGGGGCTGGTACTTACTG GTATTTGCCACCAGAATGTTTTGTGGTTGGGAAAGAACCTCCAAAGATTTCAAATAAAGTTGATGTCTGGTCAGTGGGAGTCATCTTCTATCAGTGTCTATATGGCAGAAAG CCCTTCGGTCACAACCAGTCACAACAGGATATTTTGCAGGAGAACACAATTCTGAAAGCTACTGAGGTGCAGTTCCCTCCAAAGCCAGTAGTCACACCAGAAGCAAAG GCATTCATCAGGCGGTGTCTGGCCTATCGCAAGGAGGACCGGATAGATGTCCAGCAGCTGGCCTGTGACCCCTACTTGCTGCCTCACATCCGCAAATCTGTATCCACAAgcagcccagctggagctgcaatTGCATCAACCTCTGGATCATCCAATAACAGCTCTTCAAACTGA
- the TLK2 gene encoding serine/threonine-protein kinase tousled-like 2 isoform X3 — MMEELHSLDPRRQELLEARFTGVGVAKVGASNSLPTPPSLRPSCSALALGPLNSESSNQSLCSVGSLSDKELETPEKKQNDQRNRKRKAEAYETSQGKGTPRGHKISDYFERRVEQPLYGVDGSAAKEPQEEHSALPTLMSVMLAKQRLENEQLAQRGGGLCFTFVSAQQGSPSSTGSGNTEHSCTSQKQISIQHKQSQSDLTMEKISALENSKNSDLEKKEGRIDDLLRANCDLRRQIDEQQKMLEKYKERLNRCVTMSKKLLIEKSKQEKMACRDKSMQDRLRLGHFTTVRHGASFTEQWTDGYAFQNLIKQQERINSQREEIERQRKMLAKRKPPAMGQTPPASTEQKQRKNKTNGAENETLTLAEYHEQEEIFKLRLGHLKKEEAEIQAELERLERVRNLHIRELKRIHNEDNSQFKDHPTLNDRYLLLHLLGRGGFSEVYKAFDLTEQRYVAVKIHQLNKNWRDEKKENYHKHACREYRIHKELDHPRIVKLYDYFSLDTDSFCTVLEYCEGNDLDFYLKQHKLMSEKEARSIIMQIVNALKYLNEIKPPIIHYDLKPGNILLVNGTACGEIKITDFGLSKIMDDDSYNSVDGMELTSQGAGTYWYLPPECFVVGKEPPKISNKVDVWSVGVIFYQCLYGRKPFGHNQSQQDILQENTILKATEVQFPPKPVVTPEAKAFIRRCLAYRKEDRIDVQQLACDPYLLPHIRKSVSTSSPAGAAIASTSGSSNNSSSN, encoded by the exons GGTCCGTTAAATAGTGAGTCTTCCAACCAGAGCTTGTGCAGCGTGGGATCTCTGAGTGATAAAGAATTGGAG ACTCCCgagaaaaagcagaatgacCAGCGGAAtaggaagagaaaagcagaagccTATGAGACCAGTCAAG GGAAAGGCACTCCTAGAGGACATAAAATTAGTGATTATTTTGAG CGGCGAGTGGAGCAGCCGCTGTATGGGGTAGACGGCAGCGCAGCCAAGGAGCCGCAGGAGGAACACTCTGCTCTGCCAACGCTGATGTCGGTGATGCTGGCGAAGCAGCGGCTAGAGAatgagcagctggcacagaggggaGGTGGCCTCTGTTTTACTTTTGTCTCG GCCCAGCAAGGCAGCCCATCTTCTACCGGATCAGGGAACACTGAGCATTCCTGCACCTCCCAAAAACAGATTTCCATCCAGCACAAACAGTCACAG TCTGACCTcacaatggaaaaaatatctgcACTAGAAAACAGTAAGAACTCTGACTTGGAGAAGAAGGAGGGGAGGATAGATGACTTATTAAGA GCCAACTGTGATTTGAGACGGCAGATAGACGAGCAGCAAAAGATGCTGGAGAAGTACAAGGAGCGGTTGAATCGATGTGTAACGATGAGCAAGAAGCTTCTTATAGAAAAG tcAAAGCAGGAGAAGATGGCATGCCGAGATAAGAGCATGCAGGATCGATTGAGGCTGGGGCACTTCACCACCGTGCGGCACGGCGCATCCTTCACCGAGCAGTGGACAGATGGTTATGCCTTCCAGAACCTCATCAA GCAACAGGAAAGGATAAATTCCCAGCGGGAAGAAATAGAAAGACAACGAAAAATGTTAGCAAAGCGGAAGCCACCTGCAATGGGCCAGACCCCTCCAGCAAGCACTGAGCAGAAGCAGCGCAAGAATAAGACCAATGGAGCAGAAAATGAAAC GTTAACATTAGCAGAATACCATGAACAGGAGGAAATCTTCAAACTCCGACTAGGTCATCTTAAAAAG gaagaagctgagatccaggcagagctggaacgGCTAGAGAGGGTTAGAAATCTGCACATCAGGGAATTGAAAAGGATACACAATGAAGATAATTCACA ATTTAAAGACCATCCAACGCTAAATGATAGATATTTGTTGCTACATCTTCTGGGTAGAGGTGGCTTCAGTGAAGTATATAAG GCATTTGATTTAACAGAACAGAGATATGTAGCTGTGAAAATACACCAGTTAAATAAAAACTGGagggatgagaagaaagaaaactatcACAA ACATGCATGTAGAGAGTACAGAATTCACAAAGAACTGGATCACCCTCGAATAGTTAAACTATATGACTACTTCTCACTGGATACTGACTC gttttgtaCAGTGTTAGAATACTGTGAGGGGAATGATCTGGACTTCTACCTGAAACAGCACAAGCTAATGTCGGAGAAAGAGGCACGATCCATTATTATGCAGATTGtgaatgctttaaaatacttaaatgaaATCAAACCTCCCATCATACACTATGACCTTAAACCAG GTAACATTCTTCTAGTCAATGGTACTGCATGTGGAGagataaaaatcacagattttgGACTTTCCAAAATTATGGATGATGACAGCTACAACTCAGTTGATGGCATGGAGCTGACATCGCAGGGGGCTGGTACTTACTG GTATTTGCCACCAGAATGTTTTGTGGTTGGGAAAGAACCTCCAAAGATTTCAAATAAAGTTGATGTCTGGTCAGTGGGAGTCATCTTCTATCAGTGTCTATATGGCAGAAAG CCCTTCGGTCACAACCAGTCACAACAGGATATTTTGCAGGAGAACACAATTCTGAAAGCTACTGAGGTGCAGTTCCCTCCAAAGCCAGTAGTCACACCAGAAGCAAAG GCATTCATCAGGCGGTGTCTGGCCTATCGCAAGGAGGACCGGATAGATGTCCAGCAGCTGGCCTGTGACCCCTACTTGCTGCCTCACATCCGCAAATCTGTATCCACAAgcagcccagctggagctgcaatTGCATCAACCTCTGGATCATCCAATAACAGCTCTTCAAACTGA
- the TLK2 gene encoding serine/threonine-protein kinase tousled-like 2 isoform X6: protein MMEELHSLDPRRQELLEARFTGVGVAKVGASNSLPTPPSLRPSCSALALGPLNSESSNQSLCSVGSLSDKELETPEKKQNDQRNRKRKAEAYETSQGKGTPRGHKISDYFEAQQGSPSSTGSGNTEHSCTSQKQISIQHKQSQSDLTMEKISALENSKNSDLEKKEGRIDDLLRANCDLRRQIDEQQKMLEKYKERLNRCVTMSKKLLIEKSKQEKMACRDKSMQDRLRLGHFTTVRHGASFTEQWTDGYAFQNLIKQQERINSQREEIERQRKMLAKRKPPAMGQTPPASTEQKQRKNKTNGAENETLTLAEYHEQEEIFKLRLGHLKKEEAEIQAELERLERVRNLHIRELKRIHNEDNSQFKDHPTLNDRYLLLHLLGRGGFSEVYKAFDLTEQRYVAVKIHQLNKNWRDEKKENYHKHACREYRIHKELDHPRIVKLYDYFSLDTDSFCTVLEYCEGNDLDFYLKQHKLMSEKEARSIIMQIVNALKYLNEIKPPIIHYDLKPGNILLVNGTACGEIKITDFGLSKIMDDDSYNSVDGMELTSQGAGTYWYLPPECFVVGKEPPKISNKVDVWSVGVIFYQCLYGRKPFGHNQSQQDILQENTILKATEVQFPPKPVVTPEAKAFIRRCLAYRKEDRIDVQQLACDPYLLPHIRKSVSTSSPAGAAIASTSGSSNNSSSN from the exons GGTCCGTTAAATAGTGAGTCTTCCAACCAGAGCTTGTGCAGCGTGGGATCTCTGAGTGATAAAGAATTGGAG ACTCCCgagaaaaagcagaatgacCAGCGGAAtaggaagagaaaagcagaagccTATGAGACCAGTCAAG GGAAAGGCACTCCTAGAGGACATAAAATTAGTGATTATTTTGAG GCCCAGCAAGGCAGCCCATCTTCTACCGGATCAGGGAACACTGAGCATTCCTGCACCTCCCAAAAACAGATTTCCATCCAGCACAAACAGTCACAG TCTGACCTcacaatggaaaaaatatctgcACTAGAAAACAGTAAGAACTCTGACTTGGAGAAGAAGGAGGGGAGGATAGATGACTTATTAAGA GCCAACTGTGATTTGAGACGGCAGATAGACGAGCAGCAAAAGATGCTGGAGAAGTACAAGGAGCGGTTGAATCGATGTGTAACGATGAGCAAGAAGCTTCTTATAGAAAAG tcAAAGCAGGAGAAGATGGCATGCCGAGATAAGAGCATGCAGGATCGATTGAGGCTGGGGCACTTCACCACCGTGCGGCACGGCGCATCCTTCACCGAGCAGTGGACAGATGGTTATGCCTTCCAGAACCTCATCAA GCAACAGGAAAGGATAAATTCCCAGCGGGAAGAAATAGAAAGACAACGAAAAATGTTAGCAAAGCGGAAGCCACCTGCAATGGGCCAGACCCCTCCAGCAAGCACTGAGCAGAAGCAGCGCAAGAATAAGACCAATGGAGCAGAAAATGAAAC GTTAACATTAGCAGAATACCATGAACAGGAGGAAATCTTCAAACTCCGACTAGGTCATCTTAAAAAG gaagaagctgagatccaggcagagctggaacgGCTAGAGAGGGTTAGAAATCTGCACATCAGGGAATTGAAAAGGATACACAATGAAGATAATTCACA ATTTAAAGACCATCCAACGCTAAATGATAGATATTTGTTGCTACATCTTCTGGGTAGAGGTGGCTTCAGTGAAGTATATAAG GCATTTGATTTAACAGAACAGAGATATGTAGCTGTGAAAATACACCAGTTAAATAAAAACTGGagggatgagaagaaagaaaactatcACAA ACATGCATGTAGAGAGTACAGAATTCACAAAGAACTGGATCACCCTCGAATAGTTAAACTATATGACTACTTCTCACTGGATACTGACTC gttttgtaCAGTGTTAGAATACTGTGAGGGGAATGATCTGGACTTCTACCTGAAACAGCACAAGCTAATGTCGGAGAAAGAGGCACGATCCATTATTATGCAGATTGtgaatgctttaaaatacttaaatgaaATCAAACCTCCCATCATACACTATGACCTTAAACCAG GTAACATTCTTCTAGTCAATGGTACTGCATGTGGAGagataaaaatcacagattttgGACTTTCCAAAATTATGGATGATGACAGCTACAACTCAGTTGATGGCATGGAGCTGACATCGCAGGGGGCTGGTACTTACTG GTATTTGCCACCAGAATGTTTTGTGGTTGGGAAAGAACCTCCAAAGATTTCAAATAAAGTTGATGTCTGGTCAGTGGGAGTCATCTTCTATCAGTGTCTATATGGCAGAAAG CCCTTCGGTCACAACCAGTCACAACAGGATATTTTGCAGGAGAACACAATTCTGAAAGCTACTGAGGTGCAGTTCCCTCCAAAGCCAGTAGTCACACCAGAAGCAAAG GCATTCATCAGGCGGTGTCTGGCCTATCGCAAGGAGGACCGGATAGATGTCCAGCAGCTGGCCTGTGACCCCTACTTGCTGCCTCACATCCGCAAATCTGTATCCACAAgcagcccagctggagctgcaatTGCATCAACCTCTGGATCATCCAATAACAGCTCTTCAAACTGA
- the TLK2 gene encoding serine/threonine-protein kinase tousled-like 2 isoform X1, with protein MMEELHSLDPRRQELLEARFTGVGVAKVGASNSLPTPPSLRPSCSALALGPLNSESSNQSLCSVGSLSDKELETPEKKQNDQRNRKRKAEAYETSQGKGTPRGHKISDYFEFAGGSGPGTSPGRSVPPVARSSPQHSLSNPLPRRVEQPLYGVDGSAAKEPQEEHSALPTLMSVMLAKQRLENEQLAQRGGGLCFTFVSAQQGSPSSTGSGNTEHSCTSQKQISIQHKQSQSDLTMEKISALENSKNSDLEKKEGRIDDLLRANCDLRRQIDEQQKMLEKYKERLNRCVTMSKKLLIEKSKQEKMACRDKSMQDRLRLGHFTTVRHGASFTEQWTDGYAFQNLIKQQERINSQREEIERQRKMLAKRKPPAMGQTPPASTEQKQRKNKTNGAENETLTLAEYHEQEEIFKLRLGHLKKEEAEIQAELERLERVRNLHIRELKRIHNEDNSQFKDHPTLNDRYLLLHLLGRGGFSEVYKAFDLTEQRYVAVKIHQLNKNWRDEKKENYHKHACREYRIHKELDHPRIVKLYDYFSLDTDSFCTVLEYCEGNDLDFYLKQHKLMSEKEARSIIMQIVNALKYLNEIKPPIIHYDLKPGNILLVNGTACGEIKITDFGLSKIMDDDSYNSVDGMELTSQGAGTYWYLPPECFVVGKEPPKISNKVDVWSVGVIFYQCLYGRKPFGHNQSQQDILQENTILKATEVQFPPKPVVTPEAKAFIRRCLAYRKEDRIDVQQLACDPYLLPHIRKSVSTSSPAGAAIASTSGSSNNSSSN; from the exons GGTCCGTTAAATAGTGAGTCTTCCAACCAGAGCTTGTGCAGCGTGGGATCTCTGAGTGATAAAGAATTGGAG ACTCCCgagaaaaagcagaatgacCAGCGGAAtaggaagagaaaagcagaagccTATGAGACCAGTCAAG GGAAAGGCACTCCTAGAGGACATAAAATTAGTGATTATTTTGAG TTTGCTGGGGGCAGTGGCCCAGGAACCAGTCCCGGTAGAAGCGTGCCACCCGTCGCCAGATCCTCTCCACAGCATTCCCTGTCCAACCCCTTGCCG CGGCGAGTGGAGCAGCCGCTGTATGGGGTAGACGGCAGCGCAGCCAAGGAGCCGCAGGAGGAACACTCTGCTCTGCCAACGCTGATGTCGGTGATGCTGGCGAAGCAGCGGCTAGAGAatgagcagctggcacagaggggaGGTGGCCTCTGTTTTACTTTTGTCTCG GCCCAGCAAGGCAGCCCATCTTCTACCGGATCAGGGAACACTGAGCATTCCTGCACCTCCCAAAAACAGATTTCCATCCAGCACAAACAGTCACAG TCTGACCTcacaatggaaaaaatatctgcACTAGAAAACAGTAAGAACTCTGACTTGGAGAAGAAGGAGGGGAGGATAGATGACTTATTAAGA GCCAACTGTGATTTGAGACGGCAGATAGACGAGCAGCAAAAGATGCTGGAGAAGTACAAGGAGCGGTTGAATCGATGTGTAACGATGAGCAAGAAGCTTCTTATAGAAAAG tcAAAGCAGGAGAAGATGGCATGCCGAGATAAGAGCATGCAGGATCGATTGAGGCTGGGGCACTTCACCACCGTGCGGCACGGCGCATCCTTCACCGAGCAGTGGACAGATGGTTATGCCTTCCAGAACCTCATCAA GCAACAGGAAAGGATAAATTCCCAGCGGGAAGAAATAGAAAGACAACGAAAAATGTTAGCAAAGCGGAAGCCACCTGCAATGGGCCAGACCCCTCCAGCAAGCACTGAGCAGAAGCAGCGCAAGAATAAGACCAATGGAGCAGAAAATGAAAC GTTAACATTAGCAGAATACCATGAACAGGAGGAAATCTTCAAACTCCGACTAGGTCATCTTAAAAAG gaagaagctgagatccaggcagagctggaacgGCTAGAGAGGGTTAGAAATCTGCACATCAGGGAATTGAAAAGGATACACAATGAAGATAATTCACA ATTTAAAGACCATCCAACGCTAAATGATAGATATTTGTTGCTACATCTTCTGGGTAGAGGTGGCTTCAGTGAAGTATATAAG GCATTTGATTTAACAGAACAGAGATATGTAGCTGTGAAAATACACCAGTTAAATAAAAACTGGagggatgagaagaaagaaaactatcACAA ACATGCATGTAGAGAGTACAGAATTCACAAAGAACTGGATCACCCTCGAATAGTTAAACTATATGACTACTTCTCACTGGATACTGACTC gttttgtaCAGTGTTAGAATACTGTGAGGGGAATGATCTGGACTTCTACCTGAAACAGCACAAGCTAATGTCGGAGAAAGAGGCACGATCCATTATTATGCAGATTGtgaatgctttaaaatacttaaatgaaATCAAACCTCCCATCATACACTATGACCTTAAACCAG GTAACATTCTTCTAGTCAATGGTACTGCATGTGGAGagataaaaatcacagattttgGACTTTCCAAAATTATGGATGATGACAGCTACAACTCAGTTGATGGCATGGAGCTGACATCGCAGGGGGCTGGTACTTACTG GTATTTGCCACCAGAATGTTTTGTGGTTGGGAAAGAACCTCCAAAGATTTCAAATAAAGTTGATGTCTGGTCAGTGGGAGTCATCTTCTATCAGTGTCTATATGGCAGAAAG CCCTTCGGTCACAACCAGTCACAACAGGATATTTTGCAGGAGAACACAATTCTGAAAGCTACTGAGGTGCAGTTCCCTCCAAAGCCAGTAGTCACACCAGAAGCAAAG GCATTCATCAGGCGGTGTCTGGCCTATCGCAAGGAGGACCGGATAGATGTCCAGCAGCTGGCCTGTGACCCCTACTTGCTGCCTCACATCCGCAAATCTGTATCCACAAgcagcccagctggagctgcaatTGCATCAACCTCTGGATCATCCAATAACAGCTCTTCAAACTGA
- the TLK2 gene encoding serine/threonine-protein kinase tousled-like 2 isoform X2 — MMEELHSLDPRRQELLEARFTGVGVAKGPLNSESSNQSLCSVGSLSDKELETPEKKQNDQRNRKRKAEAYETSQGKGTPRGHKISDYFEFAGGSGPGTSPGRSVPPVARSSPQHSLSNPLPRRVEQPLYGVDGSAAKEPQEEHSALPTLMSVMLAKQRLENEQLAQRGGGLCFTFVSAQQGSPSSTGSGNTEHSCTSQKQISIQHKQSQSDLTMEKISALENSKNSDLEKKEGRIDDLLRANCDLRRQIDEQQKMLEKYKERLNRCVTMSKKLLIEKSKQEKMACRDKSMQDRLRLGHFTTVRHGASFTEQWTDGYAFQNLIKQQERINSQREEIERQRKMLAKRKPPAMGQTPPASTEQKQRKNKTNGAENETLTLAEYHEQEEIFKLRLGHLKKEEAEIQAELERLERVRNLHIRELKRIHNEDNSQFKDHPTLNDRYLLLHLLGRGGFSEVYKAFDLTEQRYVAVKIHQLNKNWRDEKKENYHKHACREYRIHKELDHPRIVKLYDYFSLDTDSFCTVLEYCEGNDLDFYLKQHKLMSEKEARSIIMQIVNALKYLNEIKPPIIHYDLKPGNILLVNGTACGEIKITDFGLSKIMDDDSYNSVDGMELTSQGAGTYWYLPPECFVVGKEPPKISNKVDVWSVGVIFYQCLYGRKPFGHNQSQQDILQENTILKATEVQFPPKPVVTPEAKAFIRRCLAYRKEDRIDVQQLACDPYLLPHIRKSVSTSSPAGAAIASTSGSSNNSSSN; from the exons GGTCCGTTAAATAGTGAGTCTTCCAACCAGAGCTTGTGCAGCGTGGGATCTCTGAGTGATAAAGAATTGGAG ACTCCCgagaaaaagcagaatgacCAGCGGAAtaggaagagaaaagcagaagccTATGAGACCAGTCAAG GGAAAGGCACTCCTAGAGGACATAAAATTAGTGATTATTTTGAG TTTGCTGGGGGCAGTGGCCCAGGAACCAGTCCCGGTAGAAGCGTGCCACCCGTCGCCAGATCCTCTCCACAGCATTCCCTGTCCAACCCCTTGCCG CGGCGAGTGGAGCAGCCGCTGTATGGGGTAGACGGCAGCGCAGCCAAGGAGCCGCAGGAGGAACACTCTGCTCTGCCAACGCTGATGTCGGTGATGCTGGCGAAGCAGCGGCTAGAGAatgagcagctggcacagaggggaGGTGGCCTCTGTTTTACTTTTGTCTCG GCCCAGCAAGGCAGCCCATCTTCTACCGGATCAGGGAACACTGAGCATTCCTGCACCTCCCAAAAACAGATTTCCATCCAGCACAAACAGTCACAG TCTGACCTcacaatggaaaaaatatctgcACTAGAAAACAGTAAGAACTCTGACTTGGAGAAGAAGGAGGGGAGGATAGATGACTTATTAAGA GCCAACTGTGATTTGAGACGGCAGATAGACGAGCAGCAAAAGATGCTGGAGAAGTACAAGGAGCGGTTGAATCGATGTGTAACGATGAGCAAGAAGCTTCTTATAGAAAAG tcAAAGCAGGAGAAGATGGCATGCCGAGATAAGAGCATGCAGGATCGATTGAGGCTGGGGCACTTCACCACCGTGCGGCACGGCGCATCCTTCACCGAGCAGTGGACAGATGGTTATGCCTTCCAGAACCTCATCAA GCAACAGGAAAGGATAAATTCCCAGCGGGAAGAAATAGAAAGACAACGAAAAATGTTAGCAAAGCGGAAGCCACCTGCAATGGGCCAGACCCCTCCAGCAAGCACTGAGCAGAAGCAGCGCAAGAATAAGACCAATGGAGCAGAAAATGAAAC GTTAACATTAGCAGAATACCATGAACAGGAGGAAATCTTCAAACTCCGACTAGGTCATCTTAAAAAG gaagaagctgagatccaggcagagctggaacgGCTAGAGAGGGTTAGAAATCTGCACATCAGGGAATTGAAAAGGATACACAATGAAGATAATTCACA ATTTAAAGACCATCCAACGCTAAATGATAGATATTTGTTGCTACATCTTCTGGGTAGAGGTGGCTTCAGTGAAGTATATAAG GCATTTGATTTAACAGAACAGAGATATGTAGCTGTGAAAATACACCAGTTAAATAAAAACTGGagggatgagaagaaagaaaactatcACAA ACATGCATGTAGAGAGTACAGAATTCACAAAGAACTGGATCACCCTCGAATAGTTAAACTATATGACTACTTCTCACTGGATACTGACTC gttttgtaCAGTGTTAGAATACTGTGAGGGGAATGATCTGGACTTCTACCTGAAACAGCACAAGCTAATGTCGGAGAAAGAGGCACGATCCATTATTATGCAGATTGtgaatgctttaaaatacttaaatgaaATCAAACCTCCCATCATACACTATGACCTTAAACCAG GTAACATTCTTCTAGTCAATGGTACTGCATGTGGAGagataaaaatcacagattttgGACTTTCCAAAATTATGGATGATGACAGCTACAACTCAGTTGATGGCATGGAGCTGACATCGCAGGGGGCTGGTACTTACTG GTATTTGCCACCAGAATGTTTTGTGGTTGGGAAAGAACCTCCAAAGATTTCAAATAAAGTTGATGTCTGGTCAGTGGGAGTCATCTTCTATCAGTGTCTATATGGCAGAAAG CCCTTCGGTCACAACCAGTCACAACAGGATATTTTGCAGGAGAACACAATTCTGAAAGCTACTGAGGTGCAGTTCCCTCCAAAGCCAGTAGTCACACCAGAAGCAAAG GCATTCATCAGGCGGTGTCTGGCCTATCGCAAGGAGGACCGGATAGATGTCCAGCAGCTGGCCTGTGACCCCTACTTGCTGCCTCACATCCGCAAATCTGTATCCACAAgcagcccagctggagctgcaatTGCATCAACCTCTGGATCATCCAATAACAGCTCTTCAAACTGA